The DNA sequence TCAACGCCCACGTAGTCCTCGAAGGCTATGATATACCCAAAAAAGACGCTGTATTATTACTTGCCAGATCCACACGTGAAGCATTGCTTTCTGCACTTCAAGATAATGATACTTCTTTAGGAGATGGCGATTATCGTATTGCACTCTTTGATCCAACACCCGAACGTATCCAAAAGGCAATCAAAATTGTGTCTAAAAATAATGCTTGGCGCAATAAACAAGATATATGGTATACCTCCACTCCTCTTTTACAAGCTGGTGGCAAACTGGCCTTTGTATTCCCGGGGCTGGATGGTTTAGAAAAAGGCGAAGTCGCAACAATCAGTCGGTATTTTGGACTGACAGCACCCATAGAAACTGGGGGCGAAGGACTGCTAAACGACGCATTAGGCATTTTTAACAATTGTGCCTTATTGGACAGTGCTTTAAAAAAACTGGAAATCTATCCGGATATGAATGCTGGACATAGTATGGGAGAATGGTTGGCGGGATATGCTTCAGACTTGGCCGAAGCAAGTTCAGTTAAGGATCTGATTGATGTCCTTGATCCAAAAACATTTGAACTAAAAGACTCCAAATTCATTGCCATTGGAGCGGGTCTTGCCGATATAACGCCATTGATTGAACAAATTCCTAATCTTTATGTTTCAAATGATAATTGTCCACATCAGGTAATCCTGTGTGGTACTCTTGTTGCACTCCAACAATTGACACCTATATTAAAATCAAAGCAGATATTTCACCAGATTTTACCCTTTCAATCCGGCTTTCATTCTCCTTTTGTGGCAGATAAACTGCCTTTGATTTTAGCGGGTATGGAAAAAGTTCAATTTCAAAAAACAAAAATCCCGTTGTGGTCTGCCACTACACTCCTACCTTATCCGGCAGATCAGCAGTCTATTCGTAAACTAAGTGCCGAACATCTTGTACAACCGGTAAGATTCCGAGAACTGACGGAAAAGCTTTATGACGAAGGAGTCCGTTTTTTTATCCAAGTGGGTACAGGAGGATTAATCGGTTTTATTGATGATACATTAAAAGGGAAAGCATTCAGTACACTTGCCTCAAGTGTAGCCACCCGAACAGCACTTGCCCAATTGCAACGGGTAGTAGCCGCATTATTTGTAGAAGGCAAAGTTCTGGCACTCGATTTTTTAGACATTCAAAATCACAGAAAAACACTACCGAAAAAGGGTATAAAATTACAATTAGGATCTCCGATTATCCGTGATCTTGAAGCAATAAAAAACTTGCGTAAATCTATCGATACCGTACGACCAAAAGAGGTTTTTACTAATGCAACTGCAAAAGTAAATCACCCATTAGTTCAGGCCTTTCAAGATAATATCACCGATATGATCCGAATGCAAGAAGAAGTATTGGACGTGTTTCAAAATCATACACCAACTGTTATTTCCGCACCTATCTTAACGAAAAAACAAGTGACTAACGATCCTTTTTCAAAAACACTACAAGTCAATTTGGCAACACATCCCTATCTGATTGATCACAGTCTTTTACGACAACCCAAAGGCTGGTCGGATGTGGCAGATATGGAACCTGTGATTCCGATGACCATGATCTTCGAATTACTGGCAGAAGCTGCGCAGGCTGAACGACCGGAAACAAAAATTCACAAGATCATGCACGTCAGTGTATTTCAATGGATGAATGTTGCCAAACCTTTTGAAAAAACAATAAAAGGCATTTGGCGCTCCAACAATCACGCTTATTTGGATATCGAGAATTTTGCCAATGCTGAAGTGTTTTTAGCAGCATCACATCCTCAACGGCCTACTTTTGATCTGTCTATAGGGGAACGATTGCCTATCGAGCGAACTCCTTTGGAAATTTATGAGAAACATATGTTTCATGGAGAAGCCTATCAAGGTATTACCGCTATATCAGCTGTTGGAGAGAAAGGTATTATCGGACAAATAAAAGGTAATGGTGGTAAAGGTTCCTTATTGGACAATGCAGGACAATTATTTGGATTATGGTTACAGCTTACCTTAACCAAAGACCGCATTGCTTTCCCTGTAAAAATTAAACAAATTGAATACTTCGAAGATATGCACGATCAGGATGGTGAATTTGAATGTACCTGTGTATTAACCGAATTAAACGATGAATTTGCAATCGCTGACCTTGTACTTCAAAGAAACGGAAAAGTTTGGTGCTCCATAAAAGGATGGCAAAACCGGAGATTAGAAATTGATGAAGCTTTATGGAATGTTTCCATGTCGCCACTCCACAACCGTCTGTCAGAAGAAATTGCCCCACAGGTCTTTTTCTTTCATCAGGCCTATTCACGCGTATCTTCTTGGGATTTTATACTGAAACGTTATTTCAATCAAAGAGAAAAACAATATTATCAGGATCTCCTGCCCAACCGCAGAAAGAATTGGATGGTAAGTCGTGTAGCGGTAAAAGATGCCGTACGCCATTTATTGAGTGAACAGAAAAATCAACCCAATTATCCTATAACCTTTGAAATTTATTCTGATAACGCAGGCAAACCTTATCTCAGAGGTAATGCCACAGAACAGATCCAAATCTCATTGGCACATAAAGGAAAAGATGCAGTAGCCATTGCGCGGCAAGATAAACCTGTTGGCATTGACATGGAAATCATTGCCGAACGCAGCCCTGAATTTTATCAATTGGTATTCACCGATGTCGAATCAGCATTATTAAAAGAACGAGATCAAGCCGAATGGACCACCCGATTTTGGGTAGCAAAAGAAGCTTATGGAAAATTATTGGGAACGGGGTTAAAAGGAAACCCAAAAAGATATGAAGTAACACGCATACAAGGAGATCATCTATGGATCGATCAAATAGAAATCAAAACAATCAAACACCTAAATTACATTATCGGATGGACACTTTAAACACGACATTAAAAATGAATCATGAGGAGTTATTCAACCTGTTAAAGGGTTTTATTACAGAAATTATTGGTGAAGAATTTGTAGAAGAGATGGATATCAGTCCGGAAAGTTCTTTCACTAAAGATCTGGAAATGGACAGTATCGAGATTGTTTCCTTTTCAGAAAAAATCAAAGCACACTTTGGCGATCAAATTGATTTCACCGGATGGCTGTCTTCTATGGATCTTGATGAACTGATCAATCTTGATCTGAATCAAATCATCAATTACATCTACGAATGCCAATAATTACAGTTAACAATAAAAAAGTTCACATACAAGAACTCAATAAAGAGGCTGAAGATACCGTGGTACTGATCCACGGTATGTTTAGTAATCTTGCTATTTATTATTTTAACATTGCTCCCATTTTGGCGCAGCACTTTCATGTGGTACTTTATGATCTAAAGAGTCATGGCAGAAGTGAGCGCACATTGGAAGGCTATGATTTAGAAAATATGTCATCCGATTTAATCGCCATGATGGATTATCTCCAAATCAAAAAAGCACACCTAGTTGGCTATAGTTTTGGGGGGCTTATTGCACTCAAAACTGCTTTGATAGCTCCCAAACGTTTAGGTCAATTGGTTATCATCGAAGCACCGGATCCGAAAGATGAAGAAGCGCGAAATATTATCGAAGCCTATAGCAAGGAATTTCTCGAACATTACGTAGCCAATTTTACGGATACCACAAAAATGCAAATGGGAAAAAGACAGTTGGAAAAAAACCATCGGTTATACGAGTTTTTATTTAATCAGACGAGCATCAAAGCAGATATGGTTAAAGAAAAACATTTTCTACATCACGATCCTATTTCCGAATTACACATACCAACTCTGTTACTCTATGGATCGGCTTCCAATTGCAAACCGACAGGAGAATGGTTACACTCTCAAATCGGTACAGCCGAGCTAAAGCTCATCGATGGAGATCACAATATTCCCATTCAGAAGCCCATTCAGATCGCAGAAACTATTGTTCAATTTTTAACTAACCATTAATTACACAACCATGGCTAAATTTGTATTTGTTGTTCCCCCATTAACAGGTCACGTAAATCCAACATTGAGCATTGGTGCCGAACTCTTGGAAAGAGGACATCAAGTAGCGTGGATCAGTTTGGACCAAAACTTAAACTCCAAACTTCCTGTAGGTGGACAACTATTGCTTATCCAATACGATCAGACTGACGAAGAAAAGAGAGAGAGTGAACACTATCTGGATATCATATCAAAGAAAGTCGTTTACGGCATTGATAGTATCAAGTTTTTATATGAAGAAGTTTTGATCCCTTTAAACAGACATTGTTATAAAGGAATCGTTAAGCTGTTGGAAGCCTATGAACCGGATTTAGTAATCGGTGATCATCAATTATTTGCGGCGGCAATAGCGGCAAAAAAAGTGAATCGCCCTTATGCGACCTCCGTAACAGCCCCGGCAGCCATCAAGATTATCAGTGAGTTACCGAAAGTGCATGAGTGGGAAGTCAAGCAGATCATGGCTCTACAAAAAGAACTCGGTGTCCAAGAAAACCAATCGTTGGCTTGTTCTGATTTGCTTACTTTAGTATTAACTTCTCCGTATTTCTTTGGAGAAATGGAGCTCACCTCCAACTATCAATTTACAGGTCCGGTACTAACAGAACGCCGTTTATCCTGTGCTTTCGATTGGGAGCAGCTGAAAAGTAGTCCAAGGAAAAAAATTTTAGTCAGCATAGGTACCACATTTGATCACGAACATAAGAAAGCCTTTTTTCAAAAAGTAATCGATGCCTTTCAGGACGAAGATCTAAAGGTCGTAGTTGTTTCAGATTCCAATCTATTTGATCAGTGGCCTGAAAATTTTATGGTCTATTCGCAAGTCCCACAATTGGATTTGCTACCTCATTTAGATGCCGTCGTTTGTCATGGTGGACACAACACGGTCTCTGAAACCCTTTCACATGGTCTGCCACTCGTTGTTATTCCAATTGCATACGATCAATCCCATGTTGCGGGGCGTGTCGTACGTACCGGTGCAGGTGAACGTCTCAATTTTAACCGATTTAAAGCAAATCACCTAAGAAACGCTGTT is a window from the Flavobacterium cupriresistens genome containing:
- a CDS encoding type I polyketide synthase, yielding MKKTDIAIIGLSCLFPGAKDAEAFWQNIINKVDSTEVAPAERIDPIHFSDSKEAMDRFYCNRGGFIPDYEFDPTAFGILPLAVEGTEPDHLLTLDLVQKALEDAGVFQKKVSLERTGIIIGKGNYTGPGATRAIEIVRTGEQIFSLLQELLPEVSSADIEKIKQAFQERKGRFSADTAMGLIPNLVASLVSNRFNLGGVAFTVDAACASALIAVDRAVQELQCGRSDMMIAGGVHTGQNAAFWSIFSQLGALSRQQQIKPFSEDADGLLIGEGCGFVILKRLEDAVRDQDKIYAVIKGVGVSSDGNGASVMSPSVKGQLKALEQAWAHADLDKEQIGYLEAHGTGTPLGDKTELQTLAQFFGEAATAARAGIGSVKSNIGHAMPAAGMAGLIKTCLALHHDTLPPTLYCENPTASLQLTRFTPVQEAKNWSQTGLPKIAAVNAFGFGGINAHVVLEGYDIPKKDAVLLLARSTREALLSALQDNDTSLGDGDYRIALFDPTPERIQKAIKIVSKNNAWRNKQDIWYTSTPLLQAGGKLAFVFPGLDGLEKGEVATISRYFGLTAPIETGGEGLLNDALGIFNNCALLDSALKKLEIYPDMNAGHSMGEWLAGYASDLAEASSVKDLIDVLDPKTFELKDSKFIAIGAGLADITPLIEQIPNLYVSNDNCPHQVILCGTLVALQQLTPILKSKQIFHQILPFQSGFHSPFVADKLPLILAGMEKVQFQKTKIPLWSATTLLPYPADQQSIRKLSAEHLVQPVRFRELTEKLYDEGVRFFIQVGTGGLIGFIDDTLKGKAFSTLASSVATRTALAQLQRVVAALFVEGKVLALDFLDIQNHRKTLPKKGIKLQLGSPIIRDLEAIKNLRKSIDTVRPKEVFTNATAKVNHPLVQAFQDNITDMIRMQEEVLDVFQNHTPTVISAPILTKKQVTNDPFSKTLQVNLATHPYLIDHSLLRQPKGWSDVADMEPVIPMTMIFELLAEAAQAERPETKIHKIMHVSVFQWMNVAKPFEKTIKGIWRSNNHAYLDIENFANAEVFLAASHPQRPTFDLSIGERLPIERTPLEIYEKHMFHGEAYQGITAISAVGEKGIIGQIKGNGGKGSLLDNAGQLFGLWLQLTLTKDRIAFPVKIKQIEYFEDMHDQDGEFECTCVLTELNDEFAIADLVLQRNGKVWCSIKGWQNRRLEIDEALWNVSMSPLHNRLSEEIAPQVFFFHQAYSRVSSWDFILKRYFNQREKQYYQDLLPNRRKNWMVSRVAVKDAVRHLLSEQKNQPNYPITFEIYSDNAGKPYLRGNATEQIQISLAHKGKDAVAIARQDKPVGIDMEIIAERSPEFYQLVFTDVESALLKERDQAEWTTRFWVAKEAYGKLLGTGLKGNPKRYEVTRIQGDHLWIDQIEIKTIKHLNYIIGWTL
- a CDS encoding alpha/beta fold hydrolase, which produces MPIITVNNKKVHIQELNKEAEDTVVLIHGMFSNLAIYYFNIAPILAQHFHVVLYDLKSHGRSERTLEGYDLENMSSDLIAMMDYLQIKKAHLVGYSFGGLIALKTALIAPKRLGQLVIIEAPDPKDEEARNIIEAYSKEFLEHYVANFTDTTKMQMGKRQLEKNHRLYEFLFNQTSIKADMVKEKHFLHHDPISELHIPTLLLYGSASNCKPTGEWLHSQIGTAELKLIDGDHNIPIQKPIQIAETIVQFLTNH
- a CDS encoding acyl carrier protein, with protein sequence MDTLNTTLKMNHEELFNLLKGFITEIIGEEFVEEMDISPESSFTKDLEMDSIEIVSFSEKIKAHFGDQIDFTGWLSSMDLDELINLDLNQIINYIYECQ